AAGAGCCCAAGTTACAGAAGGAAGCCCAATTATGGCTAGACAGCCCAATAGTTGATtcacatctcctacatgccaccacGTGCCATGCAGAAGTTgaggggcatttgtgggaaccaaATTAAACATGAACCCGaggtcaaataattaggccaatcaatttgggaattatttgacctaattaggagttacctaacctaattgggagatacctaacctaattgggaattacctaatcaaattgggggTTGCTTGATCCTCTCCTTAATTAGGGATTCAGTTAAATCCCTAATCCCTAaatacaccaacctcaccaactacaccaaccacactaacctcaccaactacaccaaccgCATCAACCTCTCCAAGGCCACTATAAATACTTGGTTACGCATAAGGATGAGGTACGTCAGAACTACTGCTAAAACCTCTGTAGAGATCTTCCTTTACAGAGCCTAGCTacctcctctctccctctcttttacataaggctccggccgcccggtttatattataaacatatcTCCGTACTCTATTAGCTATTATTTTCTATACGATTCAATTGAACTAAtctaggcatcggagggcctttggccaacacccccccaGGTGTGGTCCTagtatttgttctattttgcagggagaaagaggcagcaaagaagaaaggaaaatctTTCCaatcgaatattctcgtgAGGAACTTTGCTCCCACACTGTTGAACCTGATTGAAATCTTCTGTAGGATAGTGTATGGATGTCACTGCTTCGAGAATTTGCTTTGTCACTCTTTCTAGGTTGAAGTCATTAGACATGCAAACCCAAGCAGTCGGTCTAAATTGCTGGGTTGCATTAATTTCATTGAACACTTGTGCAGCAAGTGTTGTCTTTCCGACTCCAGCCATACCAACAATGGCAACTACATCAAAATTTACAGCACAACACTCTTGTTTCGACAGAAATTCCATGACCCGCCTTTTCTCTTCATCCTTTCCAATCACAAGTCCATCTGGTTGACTGGAACTGGGAGGTAAATTTTGACGTGCCTTAGTGGACGACGTCGTCCCAGTAATGATATTCAAACTAAGCTAGTCCTTTCGCCGAGATATCTCTTGTAAACGCTCAGTAATCTTCTGTATTTCTGAGTTCATTTTGTAGTTGAAAACTGTGGGAACCGAATTAAATCAGActctaggtcaaataattccttccatttggggattatttgacctaattgggaattaatcaacctaattgggagttactcaatttaattggggattacTCAATTAAATggaacgttacctaattaggttgagaattgatttgattcctaccacaattcccaattaaatgaggagttacctaattaaattaggatttgatttgatacctaccacaattagggattttatttaccctaataaatcaaatccctaattgatcaaatcaattccaaataggggaggaataattcccttctATCTAcagaattattcctctgaaaccctagcgtCCAAGACCACTAGAAAAGGatagccacacacaagggttgaggtacgtctgAAATCTCGACTGAAAACTCTGcagaaaattcctctcaaaccctaggcacctcctttctctctctctttcacatAAGGCTCCGGCCGCCCGGTTTACAACTTAAACACATCTCCGTACCCTAGTTAGCTAGGGTTTTTCTTACAAATActtgaactaatttaggcatcggagggcctttggccaacaccccccctggtgtggtcctcttatttgttctattttgcaggaagaaagaggcggcgaagaagaaaggggaatctTTCGAACCGAATATTcttgtggggaaatttgctcccacaaattggtgctttcattgagagcacgagatATACTCAAAGCGTGCTCCAAACCTATTTTTTCAATCCACcaaagccttccaaacaaccatggttggaagcaaacGCCTTAGGGACAAAACCACTGCGATGGTGCACTCCGAAACGGCCGAAGCCTTGCTGCCACCACGAGGTACAGCTGCTGCCAGTGATTTGCAGCAACCTCCCATCGCTGCCAGCACGTTCCAGTAGCTTCCCAGCTTGATCCAGCAACATCCCATGGCTGCCAGTGCGTTCCAGCAGCTCCTTGGCCAGTTTCAGCAACCTCCCATGGCTGCCAGTGCATTCCAGCAGCTTCCCAGCGATTTCCAATAGCCTCCCATGGCTACCAGCGCGTTCTAGCACCTTCCTGGCGGGTTCCAGCAGCCTCTGTCCAGCCACCTTCGGCAGCTACGCAACCTCTCCAAACAACTGCTATAGCAACCGGAATGCAGCAGCAGCTGTGCCATGTGGCTGCTGAAATTGCCGCGCAGCCACACAGTCCCGTGTCCTTCTCCGTCGTGTAACCGCAAGGCCTAGGTACCGGTGTCGCCACCCATGACAGTGCCGCCATTCGTGACCACCTCAATGCCATCTCGAGCCATTCCCTAGTCTTGGAGCAAATCCATTCACTCCCTCCTTTGCAACCACACTTAACGTATGCACCCGTATACACATCTAATGGAACCCTAGCCCATCTGCCATTGGGCCCGATCTACACCACTATTCCCGACCCGTGCAGTCAAGTGAGCCTTAACTCACGAGTTGATCAGCTTACACAAAGGGTTGAAGaccaaaacaatttaattgCCCAGTTCCTCAAGCAGATCAACTTGGGTCAATACCTTGGAGCCCATGACAAGGAGAGAAGGATCCGCAAGCATACCGGTGAGCATTTTGAGGGATCCCAGACTAGTCAGTCAGAGACAAACTGGTAGGAGAGCTGACGAGGCGCAGACATCTACAAGCCGATCGACGATCCATTCAACACTAGGCTCACAAGGGGCACGAGTCCGGGAACGATTGCCTGAGGAATGCAACGACCGAAGTTCACTAACCCGCTCTAGAACCAACTTGCGACGACAACTCGTGGAGGAATCTTGGCAAGCTCAATCCACCAATCTGCCTCACGGCAGGGCATCCTAGGAGGTCAACTTCTTCAAGTGGACGAGGAAGTCAACCATCCCCGCCTGAATAACGAGGGTCACCAGTGTGATCAACAAGCCATGCGCGTGGAGGACAGTGAGAAGCTCGTAAACGACCGACTTCGTAACTTAAAAATTGGCGGAAATTTCGAAAATGCTCTATGCACGGAGGTGGACCAAGCAAACTCTATGCCTTTCACTGCCGAGATCGAGCATACTGCTCTCCTAAAGAGATTCTCAACGTCTTCATTCACGCATTTCAAAGAGGATTCCGATCCTGAGAGCCATCTAAAGCACTTCAAAAGTATCATAATCTTCTACAAGGCTAACGATGCGCTGATGTGAaaggtgtttgcaatgacATTGCTAGGAGCAACCCAAGACTGGTTCCACACCCTGCCAGTTGGGTTGATcagcagcttcaaggagctaACTTATGTCTTCACCAAAGAATACACTTCTTACAGGACGATCAAAAAGAACCTTGACCACCTAGCCAACCTGCAAAAGAAGTACGATGAATCCCTCCAagattacatcaagaggttGAAAGCAGAAAGGGCGAACATCAGTGGATGTGACGACCGAATCGCGTCATCGGCCTTCAAGAGGGGCTTGCCAATTAAGTGTGGGCTGTATCGCGAGCTAACCATCTCTCCCTGCCAAACACTAGTAGAAGTCCTTGTGACAGCAGAGTGCCATGCAATTTTGGACGATGATCGGACCGCCGCAGAGAAAGCTGCCAAGCAAGCCGATCAACCGGTTGAGCAGGCAAGCCAACGAAACGACATGATAAAAGACAAGGATGTAGGCAAGCGTGGATTACAGCCTCAGAGAGGTGCTCTATTTGCCGACAGCTATACCAAGTTCACTATCCCGATACACCAGATCTTAGCCCATGTAAAGAACATGCCTTGGTTGAAGAAACCATCGCCTTTGAAGGAAAACCCAGCGAAGAAGGATACCGGTAGATACTGCGAATTTCATGAATGGCACAGTCATTACACAAATGACTACTTCGCCTGGAAAAAGCACCTCGAAGAACTGGTTGGAGATGGCCATTGCAAGGAATTCATCGCAAAGAGGGCTATCCAGCAAATCAAAGATCGTGACGCAGCTGCTAACAAACCTCCACGAAAAAAGTCATACAGATCAACAAATCTAGCAAATCCTAGCCGACTTGAAGAGGCTGAGTTGACCATCAAGgagcaaaagagaaagatcaTGCAAGCGACAAGCGCATGTCTCCTAAGCTGTCACCTGCTACCCAGTCATGGAAGACGATCCCGACATCATCTTTTAAGGGAAGGAAGTTCCAAGACAAAGGAATGCCCATCACCTCCGAAGGTACTATCCAGAAACTCCTCACCTATCAGGTCGACTCCAAGCAGGCTGCCAGGCCTCCCTCACCTCCATTGAAGACAAGTTACTTTTGATGTTACCCTTGCAACTAATctcttttgttcaataaagcaaTGTAGTCGCACATATATCAATGGAATGTTTACAAATGCAATCGACACGTCTTCAGAGGTAGGGCAAATGGGCCACACTTATCGACACGTCTCTAGACTTAGGCCAAATGGGccacactcatcgacacgtctccggacgtaagCCAATCGGGCCACACTCATGACATGTCTCTTGACGTAGGCCAAATGGGTCACtcacatcgacacgtctcctgATGTAGGCCAAACAGGCCATCCACACATCGACACGTATCCGGACATAGGCCAAGCGGGTCACtcacatcgacacgtctctggacgtaggccaaacgggccacacacacatcgacacgtctccggacgtaggccaaacgggccacactcatcgacacgtctctggacgtaggccaaatggGCCACTCACATCcccacgtctccggacgtaggccaaacgggccacacacacatcgacacgtcttcggacgtaggccaaacgggtcaCACTCATCAACACGTCTCCGGACATAGGTCAAATGGGCTGCTCTCATCGACATGTCTCCAGACATAGGCCGAACATGCTGTGACCTGAGAAAAACATCCTATGATATATGCAGAGCATGCCTGGAGTCCCTTAAGAAGGACCCTGGCACTTATAAATTTCCTGAGCACAATCAAGATACTGGCTGGTTACTTAAGCAGTTCACAAGttaataactgaaatttccAAAGCAAGTTAACCAACCTGCCAAGTTCAACAATTATTCTACACAAGAAAGCAgactacaaaagctgaaaagaaatgAATGAGTCGACGATGCTGAATCAACTACACGCTTGATTGCTCGTGGCTCAACAGTTGGATCGTGATAGTTAAGCGAATGAGCACACCTCCTAGTTTGATCTCAATCCCTTAACTAGTGCAGATAACTCAAACTTCAAAGAGGAATGCCATCATCTCTTTACTTCTCGGCAAGCAGACCACTTCTGTGGAGCAAATCACGGTCTCCAAGCTTGTCTGTAGGAGACTCAAGTGGAACATCCCGAACATCGCGTATACCATCAATCTTCTTGCTATCTGCACCAACAAGACATTTAAACCTTGTTGATGGCGGCGGAGCAGCTCTTACTTGAATCTTCTCAGCAGAATGGATCCTTGGCTTTTTCTCAATGGAGTCACATCTTTTGCTAGCAAAGTCGTAGCTTTATTTCTTGAAGACTTGACATGTCGGCCATCCTTTTTTAAAAGGAGTCCGGCAGAACACTCCTCCTACCCAGCCGGCAGATCATTAGAGTCTAGACTACTCTGCTTCCATCTCTCAACATACTGGGCAGCGGGCAGACCACCAACGGTCACCGCTACTCCAACTGTCTACAGCCACCAGCGATGACAACCAACTTGGTCCCATCTAGCTGGTCCTCGCCGTAAAAaagagaagacgaagaagaaaaaatatactTGCTCGACTTACCTTGGGATGCACAACAACTCCTCTCTTCGACAAGTAgtacaaattctccaagatctcTCTCAAGCTAGAAAGTAAAGAAGTCAAGTTTGCGATGtgaagaagagtgaagagaagccctGCATTTATACAGGTTGGGCATCCTAGGTCAAGAAAGAATCGCAAACCCATTCCTACTAGGAACCCAACTCCTAGAACAGTGAAACTCCAATTGGGAGCCCAAATCCAAGATGGAAgcccagttacagctggacagcGCAATAGTTAATTCACACCTCCTCCATTTCATCACGCACCATGCAGAAGCtagggggcatttgtgggaacctaattttaagcaaaccctaggtcaaatatttccttccatttggggattatttgatttGGGGATTCTTGCATTAAATccttaattgatttaaatctcGTAAgatcagaaaaataattcctttccCAACAAGGATCATTTTTctccaaaccctaaccctacgAGGCTCTATAAAAGCGTGGCCACACACAAGGATTGAGGTACGTCTGAAATCTCTACTGAAAATCTACAGgaaattcctctcaaaccctagccacctcctttctctctcctttttacataaggctccggcAGCCTGTTTTACACATTAAACACATCACATACCCTATTTTAGCTATCGTTTCTCACAGATCGAttgaactgacttaggcatcaaCGAGGAAGTCAGTCATCATCGAATAATTCATGAAGGTCGCCAACGTGGCCGACCAGCAATGTGTGCGGAAGATGTGGAGAAGCTTGTGAATGACCGACTTCGAGACTTGAAGATCGgcgaaaattttgaagatgcACTACGAAAGGAAATAGACCAGGCAAACTCTATGCCTTTCACTGTCGAAATCGAGCAGGTTGCTCCCCCAAAGCAATTCTTAATGCCCACATTCACACATTTCAAAAGGGATTCCGATCCCGAGATCCATCTAAAATACTTCAAAAGTGTCATGATCCTCCACAAGGCTGACGACGTGCTAATGTACAAGGTATTTACGATGACCTTTCGAGGAGCAGCCCTAGACTGGTTCCACACCCTACCATCCGGGTCGATCAACAGCTGACTAAGTGGGCAGGCCAAAGAAGCGACGAATTTGACAATAGGAACAAGGATAAGCGCAGGTGGCACCCACAAGGGGAGGCTACGACAGGAGAGAACTACACCAAGTTCACCATCCCCATACACCGAATCTTAGCCCAAGTGAAGGACAAACCTTGGGTAAGAAGGCCGCCATCCTTGAATGGACATCCGGACAAGAGGGATACTAGCAAAAACTGTGCCTTCCATCGGATGCATGGGCACGCTACGAAAAACTGCTTCGCTTGGAAAGCACACCTTGAAGAACTCGGGAGAGAAGGCCACTACACTAAATTCATTGCGAATCAGGCCATCCAACGGATTGAGGATCGAGACACTGCCAAGGGGCCACCTCAGAAGGTCATAAGAATTAACACAATCCTAGACAACTCCGAGGAGTCTGGGCTGACcagcaaggaaaagaagaggaagatcaaacAGGCCACTGTGATCTCCTAAATCTCGACTGACCTTCCACCAGTAGAAGACGATCCTATAATTggcttccaaaagaaagatctgaTCGGCCTCGACATGCCAAATAACGACGCCCTTGTCATAAGCATTCAAATCGCTCAGGCCATGGTCGACCGAATCCAAGCAGACTAGGGTAGCGCAGCTAATATCCTGCAACTGGCGGTCATCCAATAGATGGGCTTGGAGACAAAGATTAACAAATTAGCCAGATCGCTGATTAATTTTAATGGTGCAACAACGGTTACCGTGGGCACGATAGACCTCGACGTCTACTTCCCACCTATAATCAGCTGGCAAACCTTCATGGTCATTAATGAGGTCTCACCCTACAACGGCATTTTGGGCAGACCATAGATCGGCAAGATCAACGCCATCACCTCCGCCAcacatcaaaaaatttggtaCCCAATCCCTGGGGGTGGTGTCGGCCAAATCAACAATGATCAGGCAATGGTGAGGAAATGCTCCGTCCAAGGGCtgaagaaaagcaaacaagCGCAGTCCCTCCCTATGAGCCAGGCAGATCTGGAAGAGGTTGAGCAACCGAATCTTGCTATCTTATAGCAATCAAAGCGTCAGGACCAAGCCGAGGAAATCCGTCCAGAGGTCTTTCCTAAAGAAGGATGGAAACCTGGGGAAGACGTCAAGTTAATACCCTTGGATCCTGACCAGCCATACAGGAAAGCGTGGATCGGCTCGTGAAGCCCAAAAGAGAAGGTGGAGCTTACCACCTTCCAGAGCAACAAAGACATGTTCGCATGGTCGCCTTCAGACATACCTGGCATCGACCCGAACATCATCTGTCACCGACTCCACGTCAACCCTGCCTGCAAGCCAGTGGTGCAGAAGAGACTCAACTTCGCACCCGAGCGAGTCGCTATCATCGAAGCCGAGATTCACAAACTCCTAGCTGCCGGCTTCATCGAAGAGGTCTTCTATTCAAAGTGGCTTGCCAACATTGTTCTGGtggtaaaacaaaaaaggggcAAATGGAGAGTTTGCGTCAATTACACAGACCTCAATAAAGCTTGCCCTAAAGACAACTTCCCATTGCCGAGAATTGACCAACTCGTGGATTCCACTTCTGGCAATCAGctgctcagcttcatggaCGCCTACTTCGGCTACAACCAAATCCTGATGCACGAGGATGACAAGGAAAAAACTTCTTTCATCATCGGGAGAGGGACCTACTGCTACAAGGCCCTGCCCTTTGGGCTGAAGAACGCCGGAGTAACCTATCAAAGGCTCGTGAATAAAATCTTCAAGGAGCAGATTGGCAAGACTATGGAGGTCGATGTGGATGACATGCTGGTCAAAGCCACAAAACGTGCATGTCACATCAGAAATCTTACCGAGGCATTCAGCCTGCAACGCCAAtattgcatgaaattgaatCCAAGTAATTGCACATTTGGTGTATCCTTCGGTCGATTCTTGGGATACCTGGTCATGCAATGAGGTATCAAGGCACACCCACATCAAATCAAGGCCATTCTCGAGATAAAGTCTCCCTCCATGGTGAAAGAGATACAAAGTTTGACGGGCAGAGCAGCGACCCTCAACCGATTCCTCTCGAGATCAACCGACATGTGCAGACCATTCTTCAATGCTTTGAAGAAAGGACAAAGAGACAAATGGGATAAGGAGTGCGAAGTAGCTTTCCAGAATCTAAAGACTTACCTCACCTCACCTCCCCTGCTCTCAAAGCTAGTCCCTGGCGAGGACTTGTTCGTGTACCTAGTAGTGTCCAACTCAATTGTCAGTTCAGCTCTCATCCGAGAAGACCTAGGGGCCCAACATCGGGTATTCTACACAtcaaaagctctcctcgatGCAGAGACTCGCTACCCAAAATTGGAGAAACTTATTTTGGCTCTTGTAGTTTCTATGAGAAAGCTGCGACCCTACTACCGACTTTTCTTTGAGATCAATCCTCCACAGCCCCGATGCTTCTCAGCGACTCATGAAGTGGGCTATAGAGCTAAGCCAATATGACCTCCTCTACTGGCTAAAAACTGCAATAAAAGCCCATGCTTTAGCAGAGTTCATCGTAG
The sequence above is a segment of the Prunus dulcis unplaced genomic scaffold, ALMONDv2, whole genome shotgun sequence genome. Coding sequences within it:
- the LOC117613183 gene encoding uncharacterized protein LOC117613183; the encoded protein is MTLLGATQDWFHTLPVGLISSFKELTYVFTKEYTSYRTIKKNLDHLANLQKKYDESLQDYIKRLKAERANISGCDDRIASSAFKRGLPIKCGLYRELTISPCQTLVEVLVTAECHAILDDDRTAAEKAAKQADQPVEQASQRNDMIKDKDVGKRGLQPQRGALFADSYTKFTIPIHQILAHVKNMPWLKKPSPLKENPAKKDTGRYCEFHEWHSHYTNDYFAWKKHLEELVGDGHCKEFIAKRAIQQIKDRDAAANKPPRKKSYRSTNLANPSRLEEAELTIKEQKRKIMQATSACLLSCHLLPSHGRRSRHHLLREGSSKTKECPSPPKVLSRNSSPIRSTPSRLPGLPHLH